A stretch of DNA from Arachis hypogaea cultivar Tifrunner chromosome 19, arahy.Tifrunner.gnm2.J5K5, whole genome shotgun sequence:
CATCTGTTACCATGTTTAATGGTTTAAACTTCTCTGAATGGAGTGAACAAGTGAAGTTCCATTTAGGTCTTTTGGATATTGACTTGTCACTTTTAGAAGAGAAACCCATTGTCACTAATGACAATGATGAGGATGAAAAGTATGCACTTAAGACATGGGAACGTTCTAACAGATTAAGCCTTATGTTTATGTGAATGACTACTGCAAGCAATATTAAGACTACCCTTCCACAAACAGAAAGTGCTAAAGAATATCTTGCGTTTGTGGAAGACCGCTTCCGTTCTGCTGATAAGTCACTCGCTAGTACATTAATGTCACAGCTCACGACCATGAAGTTTGATGGGTCTAAGAGCATGTAAGAGCATACTATTGAGATGACTAATATTGCTGCAAAATTAAAGTCACTGGGTATGACAGTTGATGACTCCTTTATGATGCAATTCATTCTGAACTCATTACCTTCTGAGTATGGAGcttttcaaattaattataatGTCATGAAGAAAAAATGGGACGTTAATGAATTGATTGGAAAGCTCATACAGGAAGAAAATAGACTTAAGGATTGTGGTGGTCATTCTGTCAACTTGGTTCAAGAAGCTGGCAActcagaaaagaaattaaagacaaaGCCCAAGAATTTTAAGAAGAAAGGACATGCCAATACAAAACAGTGTCATTTCTGTAAGAAGGAAGGACATTTCCAAAAGGATTGTCCTAAACGTAAGGCATGGTTCGAAAAGAAAGGTATATTTGAAACATATGTATGTACTATGAATCAAATTTAATTGATATTCCTCATAATTCTTGGTGGCTTGATTCTGGTGCTACAACTCATGTTTCTAATGTAATGCAGGGATTCCTTACGATCCAAACCACAAGCCAAAGTAAGATGTTCCTCTACATGGGAAACCGTGTGAAAGCGCCAATTGAAGGAATAGGAACTTATCGTTTGGTGTTGGATACAAGCTTTCATTTAGATTTACCTAAGACTCTTTATGTACCTTCAATGTCtaggaatttaatttctgttttaaaGTTGGACAATTGTGGTTTTTCTTTTAATGGTGGACAtggttgttttaatttatttaaaaattctaatattgtTGGTTATTGTGTTTTAATTGATGGTGGTTGTATAGATTAaaacttcttgatcaattttctGAATCCTTGCTTATTGAGTACCAGAATGATGTAGCTAGGCCAAATACGCCTAAAGAAAGTTCTGCATTCTTGTGGCATAAACGCTTGGGTCACATATCCGAGGAAAGAATAGAAAGATTAGTAAAGAATGAGATTTTACAAAATCTAAATTTTACTGATCTTGGTTTATGTGTGGATTGtattaagggaaaacaaaccaaacaaaataagaaaggtgCCACAAGAAGTAGTCAGCTTCTTGAAATTATACACACTGATGTATGCGGACCTTTTGATGCTCCATCTATTGGTGGAGAAAAATATTTCATCACTtttattgatgacttttcacgtTATGTATATGTCTATTTGCTTAAAGAAAAGTCTCAAGCAGTTGATGCTATTGAGATTTATATTAAAGAAGTTGAAAGGCAATTAGACAAAAAGGTGAAAGTTGTTAGGTCAGATAGAGGTGGTGAATATTATGGAAAACATAATGAAACAGGACAATGTCCTGGTCCATTTGCAAAACTTTTAGAAAGACATGGCATATGTGCACAATATACAATGCCATacacaccacaacaaaatggtgtagCAGAAAGGTGTAATCGAACGTTAATGGATATGGTTAGAAGTATGATGAGCAATTCTTCTTTACCCAAATTCTTGTGGATGTATGCATTAAAGACTGCCATGTATTTGCTAAATAGAATTCCTAGTAAAGCTGTTCCAAAAACTCCTTTTGAGTTATGGACTAATAGGAAACCTAGTTTACGGCATTTACATGTTTGGGGTTGCCCAGCAGAAGCAAGAATATTTAATCCACAAGAAAAGAAATTAGATTTTCGAAGAGTGAGTGGCTATTTTATTGGCTATCCAGAGAAGTCTAAAGGGTATATTTTTTATTGTCCAAACCATAGTCCAAGAATTGTAGAAACTGGTAATGCAAAATTCTTTGAAAATGGTGAAGTTAGTGGGAGTGAAAATCATCAAAATGTAGAAATAAAGGAAATTAAAGTTAATGTTCCTATACATGTTAGTGTTCCTTTATCCACACCTACTCAAAGAGTTGTTCCAACTATTGTTGAACACATTAATAGTGATGAACAAGATTTGAATGATAATGCTCCCAATGAAGAAACTAACTCACAAATATCAGAAAGAAATGAGTCTCAAAAAATACCATTGAGGAGATCTCAAAGGGAAAGAAAGTCAGCTATTCCAAGCTATTATGAGACTTATTTACAAGAAGAAGATATTGGAATATCTAAAGAACCTGTTTCATTTACACAAGCCATAAATAGTGATGATTCAGAAAAATGGATTAATGCCATGAAAGAAGAGTTAAAATCCATGGAAGATAACAAAGTTTGGGATATTGTTGCATTGCCAGAAGGTGCTAAATGTATTGGTTGTAAATGGGTTTTCAAAGTTAAGTGAGACTCCAAAGGCAATGTTGAACGATATAAAGCTAGACTTGTTGCTAAGAGATTTACTCAAAAGAATGGTgttgattataaaaaaatattttcacctGTTTCTAAGAAAGATTCATTGCGTATCATTATGGCACTTGTGGCTCATTATGACTTAGAGTTACATCAAATGGATGTAAAAACTGCCTTTCTGAATGGTAATCTTGATGAAGAAGTTTATATGGATCAACCTGAAGGTTTTCCAACTGAAGGAAAAGGTCGTATGGTGTGTAAACTTAAGAAATCAATATATGGACTAAAACAATCCTCACGACAATggtatattaagtttaataatacCATTCTTTCTTTCGGTTTTGAAGAAAATGTTGTTGATGTATGCATATACCGAAAGGTCAGTGGGAGTAAGTTTATCTTTCtagtcttatatgttgatgatattttgcTTGCAACAAATAACTTGGGAATGTTGCGTGAGACTAAAGAATATCTTTCTAGAAACTTTGAAATGAAAGATATGGGAGAGGCATCCTATGTGATAGGAATTAAAATTTTTCGTGATAAATCACAAGGATTGTTAGGATTGTCTCAAAAGGCCTATATAAATAAAGTTCTAGAGAGGTTCAACATGGAAAAGTGTTCCGCAAGAATTGCACCAATTCAAAAAGGGGACAAATTTAGTCTTATGCAATGCCCAAAAAATGACATAGAACAGAAGCGAATGGAAGGAATTTCATATAGTTCTGTAGTGGGAAGTCTTATGTATGTGCAAACTTGCACAAGACCAGACATTAGCTTTGCAGTAGGAATGCTTGGAAGGTATCAAAGTAATCCTGGAATGGATCATTGGAAAGCTGCAAAGAAGGTTTTAAGATATCTTCAAGGTACAAAGAATTATATGCTCATGTACAAAAGGTCTAGCCAATTAGAAGTAATTGGTTACTCAGATTCAGATTTTGGTGGATGTGTTGACACAAGAAAGTCTATATTTGGCTACTTATTCTTATTTGGAGAAGCTGCCATATCATGGAAAAGTTCCAAGCAAAGCGTTGTAGCAACATCTACTATGGAAGCAGAATTCGTAGCATGTTTTGAAGCTACAAATCAAGCTTTATGGCTGCGAAATTTCATTTCAGGACTAGGCATTGTTGACTCAATTGCTAGGCCATTGAAAATTTATTGTTATAATTCTGCAGCAGTATTTTTCTCAAAAAATGATAGATATTCTAAAGGTGCCAAGCATATGGAAATAAAGTACTTTGGCGTTAAGGAGGAAGTTCGGAAACAAAGAGTGTCCATAGAACATGTTAGAACAGAACTTATGATTGCTGATCCATTGACTAAAGGATTGCAACGAAAGACATTTAAGGAACATGTACATAGAATGGGTCTTGGTTCTTCTGAATGATGCTAACACTCTGAGCTCACtatgtttatttatgtattttctgAACATTGATAGTTTGTTGTTTCTAGTTAAAGTAATATTATTTTATGAGTTATAACATAATGATCTAGAAACTTTATGGGACCGATATAAAATTGTGTTATTTCTGTAACTTGTGTAGTAAGATGCTAGTGGTTGTAGTATATGGAAAGAAATGTGTTTCATATTAAATGCATGACTACCATAACTCACACAAAGTATTTTACCATATTAAAGCAATTATGTAATGTGTAAGAATATGATTACACTTAGGCCAAGTGGGAGAATGTTGGAAGTTTATTGTAATTTATACTTCTGTTGTGGCCTAATTGTAATTATCTATAAACTATTAATGATTTAATCTCATCCGTTAATTCTAATGTTTGATGGACGCATTAGATTCAAAGATAATAACACATAAAAGGTGGTCCTCTCTCTGCCTCAATACACACGACGTCTTTACAGTTTCCACTCACTGAAAAATATTGAGAAACTGCCATCTTGATGAACGTCTGGaagaaaggaaagagagagaaacCAGTGTTGAAGTTCAACTCTACTGTAACCAAAACTCTGCAAAATCAATCTTAAAGTTCAACTCTACCGTAATCAGGACTTGTTATGGCAACCAATCCAGGTATGAAAATCACAACTTTTAAGATCCTAATTAACACTTCCGCTAAAATAGGCTTACAAGAACATGACATACCCTACTGTCTTGTTCTTCCCCTGTGCCGCCAAACTCGTCGGGAAGTGACAGTAAACTCTTAGTAAACATAACCGACTTCAAGTTAGGGTCATGATGACTAATTCTTAGAGACTCCACCGATACACCTTTATTGCTGACTTTGACCAACTCATTGTTTTTTGTGGCAACAAGTTCACCTTTAGTGAAACACAAATGCTGGATTCCATAGATTCCATTAGCACAAGTAAACACAACATTGAACTTCGTCCAAGATAACTCTTTCATTACCCAGATCTCAATCTTCTGGTCTGTGAATTTCAAGATAGATATCCCAAGATATTCAGCAAACAGCTTAAACGGTGGGCAATGGACTGACGTTGGCAATGACACCATTGATAGATGATTTCCGGCTAAGTCGAAGGCAACAATCGTCAAATCCAAGTGCTTATCTTTAAAGGCTAACCAATAAAGAACCCTGTTCCAAAACAGTGCACAATCAACGGTAGGTAATCAAATGGGGAGGAAGATGGCCacactcaatttctttccaagaATTGGTTCTAACAGAGAAACACTCCCACTGAGGTCTCCATTTACGTGCATCATCCCATCCTACTACTACTAAATAATCATCACTAGATTCATCATAGCCAAGACCACCCCATGAATAAGTTGCCGAGCCAAACCCATCGAAAAAAGAGCATCAGGGTCAGGGATTGATTTGTGAGAACCAGTTACAGGGTTCCACAGAAGGAGTGCAGCGCCATCAACATGAATGCGTAACAGTATGAAGCCCTTGCATGAACCTAGAATACTAAGGTTGAAATGACGACAACTTAGAGGAAGCTGAAGCGCGTAATCGCAGAGAATCGAAGCTTCCACATCTACACAATGAGCCTCGGGAACCTCACTCGACAAGTACAGAAGCCTAGTGTTCTTATTGGGGGGTGCGACATCAGCAGCATCATAATTCAAATTTGCAAAGCGTGAATTGGAGATCAGAGAAAGCCATTGTTTAGAGACGCACCTGAACCGAATTAGGGATTTTACCGGCAACCATATTAGGATTTTCTCCACCAATTCGGGAAGGAGAACCTCAGCCTCAGCCTCGCGCTTCATCTTCTAAAATCTCGGAGGAGAGTGGAGAGAGACTGAGTCTGACTAAGGGTTTAGGACTCTGGACGGGATTGGAGAGGGCTGTCCGGCGGTCGACAAGGGGAGGAGAGTGCGGTATATTTGTGTCATTAAGTTCGATATCattggtttttttttaaataaataaaataaatgtttcaATCAAGGTTCTGAGAActgaaccggtcatcgaaccgctctagctactggtttATAGGTTCAATCGATTTGATCGTGgttgaaccgaaaaaaccgttttataataaaataataaataaaatataaataaacacattaaaatataattatagtctaacaTAAATTTTAATGTCTTCTAAATATAAAGTACTACTTCAACCAAAATCTAATTTAACATTTGATTTCATAATTATTAACAATATTATTCAATATATCACTATTGAACTCGTTAAGATAGTcacaaaaaaccaaaaaaaaaatcattgaatTAACCAAATCAATAACAAATATTCAATCATCTATTCAAAGCTAAGCTCAGCATCATAGCATGATAAATCAGCAACAGCCAATAATGTAACCAGAAATTTCCAGTCTCAAGGACAAGATACCAAATTATCATTGAATCAGAAGGCAAAGAACTCTTGTTAAtgttgttgttattaatttcatcccatcttgatctcattCATGAAAAGGGCCAATGAAGGGTGGCAAGCCTCATCAAGCTCCTAAGGCTTGCCATTCTTGGGGCTGCCAACATTCCTCTTTGAGCTAACATGCCATTTTCACTCCCTATAAGCAACTGGACATAAGAAACATTCTCCACCTTCAAGTTTCAGTTTAGCATATCCCATCTATCTATCTAACTATCTAACTTATAACAAAATTTTCAGCCAAATTTTAACAAAGTTTCAGCACATTTTTAATAAAGAGTAACAAACTCTTCCAAATCTTTTTGATGTTAAGAATATTAGAAAATAAATCCAATTTTTAGGAGCCAGTAACAAAATCTTGAAATTTGAACATCATCAAATACACACCaaaaccataataaaaaaaatcaatgcctAATCTTATTATTTATAAACATATTCAAAAAGGACGGACACCCACAAATTTAGCATGATTTTGAAGTAGAACAAGAATGAGGGCAGATGAAATCAGTGGTAACAAGATGGTAAGGCACGACAGAAACAGCAACAGAGGTAGCAGCACTGGCAGTTCAACAAGAGACTAAACAGAGACTACAGCACCAGACCACACACTAAAAGTAAATcacatagttaataaaaaaattacctagAACTAGAAGCTAGAAGAAACAAACAATTATTTAATcatagttaataaaaaattattcacagAGCTTCACACTTCACTGACTTCACAGTTCACAGAGCTTCACAGAATCAAACAATCGTTCAATCATAGAttcatagttaataaaaaaattgacctAGAAGAAGCCTTCAACAGAGCATGCAAGAGGGAGACAGAGATACCGAGTGACCAAGACAAGGAGCAGTGGTGGAGAACCTTCGAACGGGCTTCGAACGGGACAATTGTTGCGGAGGAGCACCTTCGGCGGCGGCGTGGCTGCGCGACGGAGGAAGGTTGCGATGGCTGCGCGATGTAAGGGAAGGTTGATATCGATGGCTACTGCGCGATGGAGGGAAAGTGAGCGAGCAGACGGTGGCTGCTCAAAGGAACGACGGCGGCGGCACGAGGCAGTGGCTGGACGGAGGTGAGGGACGGCCAGGAGATCGATTGAGAGGAGCCCTGCCCTGGACTGAGTGTGAGAGAGGCAGAGCGTTCTGGAATGAGTGGAATCTGGATCTGGGCATCTAGCAAGGGAAGATGGAGTTAGGGCTAAGTGCATATCCGCAGCTGAAACGGCGGCGTTTTGTTCTCCCCTCAAAAAACCGGCCGGgtcacggttcggttcgaccgaccggttccCGACCGGTTCACCGGTCTAATTacggtttttaaatttttcggtTTTGCTTATTGTCCGAGTCGCCTTTCTATTTGGTTcatggttcaaccggttcgatcGGCCGGTCcgaaccggttttcagaaccttggtttcAATTACGAAAATAGGTAATTTGAAGAGTATTTACAATTTCCATAACATCATTTATCTCCTTTCCAATATAAATGAGATAACAGATAAGTATAACCATATAAATGAGATAAGGCACAAACACATGTCTACGTATTACGTTGGTATCGTGTAAATGAAATACGGCTAAATTTATGTCATTTATTGTGTAAACGAGTTATGTTATAACTTAAAACATTTACATAGTAAACGAGATACAGTATGACAAAAATCAACCAACTATAAAGGATCTTCAAACCATTAGTATTCACCACAAAACTCTCAATCCTTATTCTCTTCTGTTTTTCTTCCAAAAACTTAGTAAAAAATGGCTAGTGTCAGTGGTTTCTTCATTGTAATGGTGTATTCCAACAGTTAGATGAGAAACAATGACAATAGAGTTATATTTGTGTGTGAGAATTCTGCATTGCTGCGAACTTAAAGAGTAAATTTGTTGTCCGAGTTAAAGAGTCTGATATTGACACATGTCGGCGGTGGAGAGAGAAAAGAGGTTGTAGAGTTGGGTATAGGATGCTAACACCGATGAGGAATGGTGTATTTCGGTTTCATCTGTTCTGTCTCGATGGCGATGAGCATGTACGCCCAATGTTTGACGTGCACAGAAGAATCATGGtggaacaagtgatggagctttctgcGGAGGTTCGTGATGTTGGTTGTGGTGGTTCTGGCAGCTCAAACTTTGTATAGGATGACCTTCCTCTTGCACCACAACCCTTGCATTGTGCTAGTCCAATGGTAGACATGGACATTGACGATGAGGAGTCCAACGAAGAGTACATTGCCGATAGCCACGAAAGTGATTCCTCTAAGGGTGATGACGAGGATGAGTTCATACCAGAAGCTCCCCTTGGTGGATCAGTTTGATACCTTTTGCTTGCTCCGTATCCAACTCCGGAGTTATTATCTGTATCCAGCCACTACCATATATTAGATTTGGATGCGATGCATGACGTAACTCCGTTTTCAAATATGGGGCGGACGATTACAATACCAATGACGGTGTGGAGTGTAGGGTTGGTCACAGATTCAGAAGCAGAGAGGTAGTGCTGCTAGACGTGAAGAATGACAACATTCAGAGAAGTATTGAGTATTAAGTTGTCGAGTCGGATCGATTACAGTACTACGTGCGTTGCCGGCAATTCACCGATGGTTGTCCTTGGAGTCTTCGTGTCGCTCTCAGACAGAATCTCAGATATTGGTTAGTGTTATAGTATTTTAGTTCGTTATCTTATTCGTTGTTGTTATTttggttatattttaatttgattatatttaAAATCGTTAGGGAGGTGCGTAAATTCGGTGGACCACACACGTGTTTATCTCCCACCTTGTCTTAGGATCATCAATAGTTGGACATCAACCTCATATGTAGAATCATCTTGCTCCTAATGCAGTTCAGTTCATCAGTTACCATCCCTATTCTATAGAGTACAATGAGACAAAGCTATCACTACAAGCCGTCATACAGAAAGGTTTGGATGGCAAAACAAAAGAATTGCACAGATATATGGTGATTGGGAAGAGTCATACAACAAGGTGTCGTGATTGCTCCAAGTACCGCAGAGTTGTTGTCCTGGCACAGTATGTGATCTCAGTGTGGTTCCGTACTATGATGGTCACTTGATGGTGCGTGATTGCGGTCAGTTCGACAAGATGTTATGGGCATACCCTCCCTGTGGTGAAGCTTTCAAGCATTGTAAGCTTTTCGTCTCCATCAATGGCATGCACTTATATGACAAATATGGTGGTGTGTTGCTAATTACAGTTGCACAAGACAGTAATAGTAACATCCTCCCTGTGGCATTCGCAATTGTTGAGTTTGAGAGTACGAAGTCATGGTCGTTCTTTCTTACCAATTTGAGACGTCATGTGACACCACAAGAAGGGCTTTTGATTATATCAGATAGGTCCCAAGCAATCAAGGCCACACTTAGAGTCGATGACAGCCTCTGGAAGCCTCCTAGGGCGTACCATGGGTATTGCGTCAAACACATAGCAGTGAACTTCATGTCTCGGTTCAAATCATTCGAGGGCAAGCGATATCTCATTAATACTGCTTACAGTCCTAGTAATGTTGGGTAAGAGTGGTACATGGATGTTTTGAGGACGCTGTCACGTGAGATGGCATATTAGGCCGGTAGATTTAACAAGGAAATATGGTTGCAACATTGCGATGGTGGACGTTGATTTAGGCACATGACTAGGGGTGGTAAGAGTACCCAAACCCGTGGATACCCACCCCACCCCTACCCGATCAGGACGGGTTTAAACCCGACCCGGAGCGAGGTCGGGGTCAGGTGAACTCGCCCCGAAGTATATATATTAGGGTTTTCTCACAACCTCATGCCCTCATACTCATACCTTCAGACCCCATCACCCCAACCCTAGCAGAGACCTCATAGTCACTTCTTCTCCACAGTCAAGCTCAGTTTTGGTCGCCCTATTGCGCCACCCAGCCTGCTGCTGTCGCTGCGTTGCCGTCCTGCCGAGCTCCTCGCTGAGTCGTCGTCGTTGTGTTGCTGAATTTCTCGCCGAGTCTCCGCCGCTGCGCTGCCGAACCCTTCGCCGAGCGTTATCGCTGTCGAGCCCCTTTCCTCTAACTGTTGCAGCTTTCTGTGTCACCGTCTTCCTCCTCTGTCTCTTTGCCTATGGTAActgataagtattttttatttctctctcacattatgaatatgtgaaaaaatcTGCATGTTTGAATCTGaatgtttgaatttgaatctttTTGGGGGTGAGTTACTTTTCATTCAATTATGTtctctgtgtttttttttttttttgaagtttttgattgattatttgatttgttCTTCAATTCACTTCTATACCAATATTTAATATTCTTATTGGATTGGGTCTTGTGACTTGCACTTGGTCACAGTACCCACAAAATGTTATGATCACTAAAGATCTATATCTATGAGAGACAATGGAATTTTTTGTCATTGGATTGATTTGGGCATTTGTAGTTTTGAttagaaaagatatgaaatttaATGAACTTTTAGGGGTGGAACTTTTGGTAATTTACTTTGTTTCTCTGTTTTTTAGGCTGATTCAAACTAAAGGGTCTCTAGGCCAGTTTTAGTAGAACTTTATAATTGATAATTCATAATTATTAAGCCTGCCATTATTGTAAAATTGGTGTACTGATACAAATTTAATAACTTAGAGTTAGAAACACTCATGAATGAGTTTTTATTATGAGAGTTTCTAAGTTTATGATGCTATTAAAATTGTGTTCATGATGtaagaattatttatttagtatcaATTTGCTATAAGTGTTGTGTagctattattattagtattgccAAAATGGCTTTACATTCTTCAACGGAAACTACAATTTCAACCATGATAGGAAGGTCTGAAGTGTAATTTTCATTGTTGCATAGTTATTAATTTAGAAGTTTTGTTTATAGTATTTATAGAGTGTTTGTTAAAAGCTTTTtatcaagaaaaagaaatatgGCTTTGATTTatctgaaatcaaattttttgtgttgctttcgttttgtttgttttttttttttttttttttttgctctaaTAAATACATATAGGTAGAAGAATCTTTGTTGTGTTgtattgtgttaattttttatataatactaattaatttgattaattattatttcttttaattttcagatTTGAATATTGACTTTCAAATCTTTAATGATGTTGAAGATCTGAAAAATGATTAAGAATAaggattaaaaatttgaaaactctTATATTTAaggatgtaatttttttattatggtgttaaatttgtagtcattaaatattaattttttttattttaagttatttgaTATTGTATGAATCTTATGTTTGCATTTTAATTTAAGtatgaattttaagtttttattttaattttaaatatgtaaaaattaaaatgttatttaatttttatagggaTGGGACGGATATTCGCGAGGACGGGTTAGGATAAAACACCCTACTACTTGCGGGTAAGGGTGAGGCGGATAGTACTGGAGTAAAAGGAGGACGCGGCAGGGTCAGATAGGGCAAAACCCTGCCCCTATCGCCCCACTACCATCCTTACACAtaacaactaaaataaaaaataattaattaatttataaaaattactaaaattttaagggaaacaaaaattattaatataaagattatgaaaaataaataaaaaataattaaaaatatgttatctctttataaaaaattttggtcattcttcttaaatattattctaattaaatcttcctaacatcttttagaataatttttctttattttttcttttcttcttcttcacttatttatttatttatttatttatttatttatttattatgattaTTTGATAGTTGTAAATaatctattttaattcatttataaatatcttttttaggacgaaaaataaatattatttattatattactttGCATAGTATACTTtgtaaccgttttataataataagcatattatcttttatcttgaattttaaattttgaaatggaGAGGGGAGAGAGCGGGGGAGAGTCTTCGAGGGTGGCACATAGCGAGGCAGCCAACCATGCCGGCGAGAGCAATAAGGGGGAGAGTGGAGGTGGGCATGCATCAGGTGAAAAGGAGGGAATTAAAGGGGACAATAACAAGATTCAAGGTCAGCGGATATCGTTCAGAGATAAAGTTGTGGGTGCCTCAACAAGGAGAGCTTTGGAGGTTGCTGATTCTCTTGATGGGGATAAGATGGCTACAGTAGTTGGTAAGCAAGGCGATTCGGAGATACCAACTGTGACGTTCACTGAAGAAGCAAAGGAGATATTGGTAGAGCCCTACAAAGATGCCATCGTGGTCAAAGTTCTTGGAAAAAACTTTAGCTATACGGCGATCACGCACAGGCTTAAAGGAGTCTGGAGAACCAAAGGAGGATATGAGGTACTAGATGTCGGTTTTGACTATTTCTTAGTCAAATTTGATCTCTTGGAGGATAGAGAAAAAGTTCTCCTTGGAGGACCGTGGATGATTACTGGTAGTTATGTTATGGTTAAACCTTGGAGTTCTTCATTCAGACCTTGTGAAAACACTTTTGGGTCTACCATGGTTTGGATAAGAATCACAGGTTTAAACATTAACTATTATCAAGAGAGAGCCGTGAAAATGATTGTGTCAGCTGTTGGCAAACCGATCCGCATCGACTTAGCCACCAAGTCTGCGGAGAGGGAAAAGTATGCAAGAGCATGTGTACAAATTAACTTGGGACTTCCAGTCATAAAAAAGATTCAAGTTGATGGTCATATGTATGACATAGAATATGAGCACTtgaatttaatttgtgaaaaatgtAGCTGCTTTGGGCATGTAACAAGAGAATGTGCGAAAGAGAACAATGGCATTGGGAAGGAAACCATGGTGAAGGAGAAAAATTTGCTATCATTGTTTCCGGTGGATAACAACGAGAAAACGGCAGAAGGTAGTCAAATCCcagtaaaaaatcaaaattcaactttTGAATTTGGAATTAATGCCAAATCAATTCCAATTATGGAGAAGCATGGAGAAGCGGGTCTTGTGTGTGATAATTTACAAGAATCACGTATGGATAGGGATACTCAAGCAAAAGAGGGTGAATGGGTTACAGTTAGTAGAAAAGGCAAGGAAAAAGTGGGTAAAGGCCCCAATGTGGTGCCAAAAAGAGTCAATGTAGCAAT
This window harbors:
- the LOC112777963 gene encoding putative F-box protein At1g71320 — translated: MKREAEAEVLLPELVEKILIWLPVKSLIRFRCVSKQWLSLISNSRFANLNYDAADVAPPNKNTRLLYLSSEVPEAHCVDVEASILCDYALQLPLSCRHFNLSILGSCKGFILLRIHVDGAALLLWNPVTGSHKSIPDPDALFSMGLARVLYWLAFKDKHLDLTIVAFDLAGNHLSMVSLPTSVHCPPFKLFAEYLGISILKFTDQKIEIWVMKELSWTKFNVVFTCANGIYGIQHLCFTKGELVATKNNELVKVSNKGVSVESLRISHHDPNLKSVMFTKSLLSLPDEFGGTGEEQDSRSFGYSRVELQHWFLSLSFLPDVHQDGSFSIFFSEWKL